The genomic stretch ATGGGAAATCTGTCGCATAAATATACGATTTAATTCGAATGATCCGATAGCGGTTTTTCCTAACATTTGTTTGCGGATAAGTTTGAGACTAAAGGATTGCGCGTCtggtgtttcttttttttttgggcgaacgagctcacagcccacctgttgttaagtggttactggagcccatagacatctacgacgtaaatgcgtcgcccaccttgagatatcagttctaaggtctcagtatagttagagcggctgccccgcccttcaaaccgaaatgcattactgcttcacggcagaaatagacagggtggtggtatatacccgtgcgtgcggactcacaatcgtaaacaattgttgagtacgtatttctttagaaaaattggcacccgcttgggattcgaacaccggtgcatagctctacacgaatgcaccggacgtttttatcctttaggccgcgacgacttcatacAATtacaatatcgtgtaataaaaatcgaacttgcaaaaaacataatttgcgcaattactttaaaattaaaatacaggcctcaagtctcaaggtaggtggtggcatccacgggctccggttaccacttgcATATCAGGTGGACTTAGAGCCCgtacaaagaaaaaataatatgaattcGGTGGCGCTTTATTTCGGCAGCTCTAGTTGGGCCAAAGATCGTGGATACATTTGTGACTTAGGGTAAACATTTGCGTAAGgagcaggtttgtttgctctttgtttgaGAGTTTAATAtcttatatgtacatacatatttaaacatatgTAATTATAGTTTCGTTTTCATAATAGTGGAGATCCTAATTGGGAGCCTCGGGGATGATCGTGGGTGTTtttctctattatttatttcatgtattATAGTAGACCACAGTCGGCTTCTCAGCTTCAATCAGGTCGGCTTCTCATAgcttatgattatttatttattacatttcatgtaaaatttacattggtggACTTAATGCTTAAggtattctctaccagtcaaccaaaggtagagCAGAtaaaatagtggtaggtgcaatgaaatttatattaaattacaaatacatacacaaaaaacatataagcgtaaatatatatacacatatacatattatctaCTATCCACCGTTAAATTCCTCTCTCCAATGGCAAGTAAGTTTGCACTTTATTCTTTGTATCCGTTTTGGGTGGTGATGTTGGTATTGTCTGAGAGAATGCGATTAGTCAATGAAAGTTTTGAATACCTTTTGCTTGGCTATTTATCTGCTTAGGCATATTTAAAGGGGGCAAAGTAATCGTGTTAGCGACTGAATTTCTTGGGGTATTTAGAATTCAGAGTATATGcggattgtttttaaaaaaacggAGTCTATAGCTGAATATGGAAGCCGCGCTGATGATTCTTGAGCTGATATGTAACATAGGTGAATGGAATGGTTTTGCAGGTGCAAGGTCTCATCTTAGTTTGAGTAAGACGGTTCGTTCACCCCTGAATTTTGTACTCATCCATTGCGAGTAcaaattttactaattaatatCTTAATCGCAAAACCCGCAATTATGCTTAGCTGAACAAGTTAATACCGCATCCATTTTCTGTTGCGTTATCGGTTTTTTATCATATTTCTTCCTAGTCggatactcttggcagagcagtcgtggctGTCGGTGGACAGGGTTGCGTTTCGTTGTCACCGCTCGCTTCCAAGGCAGTCGCAGGCCGAGCGATGTTCCTCCATTGGAGGCGGCTGTTGGCATTGCGAGCACACTGCGATGGCTTTCGTAGTACTGGTGATGAGGTTAATTCAGCGCGTCGATCGACCTCGAGTTCTTCTGTCTTCTACACGGCCCTGTACGACAAGTCTCTCCACTGAATCTTCCTTTCCGGAGATGTGTCCAAAGAACTTGAGAATTCGTAGCTGAACAATCGGCGAAAGTCTATTTCGAATATGAAGTTCTTTGAGGATGGAAACATTGGTTTGAAACCGTTTTTactttacattttgtttttaccatattaaatttaatttttttttataaatagagaGTCGAATGAACTCACAGTCAACCAGTTGTTAAGTAGTGTTCGGAAAACAGTGACCCTAATGTGTATGCCACCACTACAGTTCTGTTAGCGTATGACCTTGACCTGAACTGACTAGAGCACGAGTCTCGTTTCCTGGTAGAAACTGGTGTTAAAGATATTCGATACACCAATTGCGCCTACGTTTATATAGTGTTTGGCTGACAACAATGACACAAGTGAACAATGTTTGtcggttttatttattatttttaattaattaaaactacttttagggTTGCGTGATTATCTTACTGTAAACATACTATTTTAAAGATTGAAGAAGATATTTAAATGTTGACGTACAGCATTTTAGGCGGCCGTGACCATGAAAATATTATTCGAGGAGTAGAAAATGATATAATcatgatttaaaatataaaaaacacattaacttaattttataaCTCAATGCAGGTAAAAACAGTTAGACTACAGAGTAATTTTAGACAATTTTGCCATAAACTGAAATCGGTTACAAAGTAAATAGCTTTCGCAACGCATTCCGATATCTCAAATCGTTATCGTAAAAGCTCTGAGCCGCCTCGAGGCAAGATTAAGCCCCGCTTAATCCTAAAAAGCTGCTCTTGTCTAATTGCAACGAACTCATAAAGCACTACACCTATAAAGGCTAAGCGGTCGGATTCaaaataatgtgttttacaTTTTCGTACCGTCGGTATCTGCGACATAAAACGGCCTGTAATTTATTCTATTGCTGAAAGGGTTGGGTACGCTCAGGGTGGGAATTACCCAAGGTGGGTGCTAAAGGGTTAAGCCGAATATACGGGGTCGCGACGACGGCAAACTTTGTTAATTTATGCGCTTAAAAATGTCAACTGAAAATTATGACGCCAAAACAAATTTcccgttttctttttttttttttcgtgaataCGATCGCGATGGTGGTCAAGTCTTTCAAACGATTTAAAGTACCTACAGAGATTACGTGCAATGTCAACAAATCATATTTAAACTtgactttttggaacgaagttccttatgggacgatgcggaggggtaacctaatcgggaaaaaacgtccgtaacgtaagatttttattagtaatgcacacaatgtacgacttaactttgtaataacgtacaaattagtaaagcacacagtgtacgacttaactttgtaataacgtacaaattagtaaagtacacagtgtacgacttaactttgtaataacgtacaaattagtaaagtacacagtgtacgacttaactttgtaataacgtacaaaaaacaacatttttttttattccgttAAATGAGATACGTTGGTGTTAAAGTCACCATAGAATATGGACACAACAAAACGAGTGTCGTTTATAAGGTGcgaatattttaaatcattgGTTCACAAATAAAAGCAAACCAGACTTAAAATATCACAATACTCATTATAGAAATTACAGCGACGGTTGGGTATGAAAATGAAGTTAGTTTactaatatgtatttcattagaaaaattggtacccgcctgcgggattcgaacaccgttgcatggctagatacgaatgcaacagacgtcttatcctttaggccacgacaactttaaAAAGGTATTATGGAACAACAACAAGATTACCAGTTTTACGCACCCGTATATTCTTAAACCATTGTAATGTACGGTCAATTAGccttcttaaaaaatattccaaattttTACGTCTTAAATTATCTACACGAGTCACAAACAATAAAAGAAATGCGTGTTCATTTCAATGCCTACATTACAAAGAGTTTCGAAACGCAAATATCATAAAGTTACGATTTACAGGCGCGAAATTTTCAACACAATTGTCAAAGTAGGTTTTAGTAGGTAACAATTGAGGAGTGCCGCGACGTAGATAACGCGGGAATTGTAACAAGATCCGCGAGGGCGGACGGagtcattattaaaatattccgTCGGCTGCATTAAGTACGCTGCCAGTTTAGACAAACAGTTTTTTAAATCCCTATTATTGTGATTATTGAATTGCAAATTATCATTCGTTCATATGATATTTAGAGATGTACAATACCAACAATAATATTCGGCTGACGTgtcataaaatacatataattctGCTGTTATTATATCATTGTTAAGTCTAAGTCTAAGTCTATTGTGTTCAAATCAATGTGCTacatttaaatctaaataagaacttttttaaatacatattgctTTTGTGCaccaaattaaaaacaattttagacGAAATGCGGATTGGAGAATTAATGATTGTGTAGTTCTATTAAGTAAATTGAGTCAAATTTGAAACGTCTGCAACGGTGTCATGAAAATTATATTCAGAGGGTAGTCGTTACCGATTCCAACCATACCTGTTCCCTCGGCTGGCTAGGCGACCAATGCCGAAAACcaatcattcgcgaagcaagcACTTGTAATTTCAAATCTCGTCAATGTCAAAAACAATTGACAATCGATTCGGCGCGGCAGCTCAATTTAAAACTGTCACACGGCCTTCTTAAATGCAGTAATGAATGTTGCTtttcgaatttaattttaagcagTTTCCGTGTTCAGAATGTCTTgcactatttaattttaatgtattaatcTTTCATAATgatttatacctttaaacgagcaattctatatatataatttgaaacTCGAaaatggctccaacgatttttataaaatttagtatacaggggatttcgggggcgataaatcgatctagctacggattattttcagaaaatgttcttttattcgtgttttcaataatcagttttatcgataatcaactttatgactcttcccgacatctattggcgaataataacactatttttcataattgagagcaactaactgctttaaagtcacaataacactaaagttatttcagcagatggcgttgttaagccacccgaagccaatgagtgtttggtttaaggttagaccaagaaaatgaattgtttatttatattatttgtgtctttttaactcacgtgttcaattaaaaatgcctaaatgatcttggaatatttcattattttatcaatgtgtaacttgtatttaaatgtaatttctaaaaaacacaattaaaaaaaaaaaaccgcgccaagctcggtcatcgtctatgGGTATTTAATGCACAAGTGACAAAATATGTAAGATTTTCGTTTAGGTAGATTCTTCATTATATTCGGTCCCTTACGTAGGGAGCGAGCTCTTAGTCCTCACactcattatttaaatatttaaacgacTGCGTTAAGTGTCTTGTTATCGTTACTACAACGTTTTGCGAGTGCTCCGCTATTGTTGTGATGATTGAATTCGGAATCGTCTGTTTGCCAGTTTTATTGAAGTAGTTCAAATTTATTTGTCGTGTACAATGGGCAAGTGTGCTAACGGCTCACGTAATGTCACGTAACGACATCATAACATGAACGATGTCAACCACTTTGAGTCATGAGGAAGGTCAAAGTCTCGTTTTGATCCCGAGCGCGTGATTGGGCAACAGAGATAACCAGGATACCAGTGCCTATTTGTGCAGGCTTCCAATATCCTCTGCTATCAAGATAATGCTAGTTTCATCCATTAATATCCTTTAGTGACTGTCAGCTGTCAGAAAACTAGAtctattacttttaattttctttattttttattgcatttatgggtggacgagctcacagcccaccttgtgttaagcggttactggagcccatagacatctacaacgtaaacgcgccacccaccttgagatataagttctaaggtctcagtatttaacggctgctctacccttcaaaccgaaacgcattactgcttcatagcagaaataagcagggtatcaccagtaattacgcaaattataattttgcaggtttgattcttattatacgatgttattccttcaccttggaaggCAACCGTTAACAtttagttaagtacgtatttcattggaaaaattggtacctgtctgcgggatttgaacaccgatgcattgcaagatacaaatgcaccggacgtcttttctattaggccacgaggacttcTAAGCTTGTTACTGATAATAAGTTAATTTGTACTCAGGCATAGCTCATCAGTTGGCTGGTCTACCTGGAGGCGAATGGGGAGCGCTAGCCCGGCATTACCCCCCACCAATTCTGCCAGCACATCCGCACTTCACTCCACACGTGCTGCCTCCAGCGCATACACAGCCCCCAGGACCCCCACCGCCTCACGAAAACGGTAAGTCGCTTTTTCAGATTCTAATTCAACATACGGTGGTGGttctggtggcaggacctcatgtgagcccgcgcgggtaggcaccactaccctgcctatttctgccgtgaagcagtaatgtgttctggtttgaagggtggggcagccgttgtaactatacttgagaccttagaaccttatctcaaggtgtgtgacgcatttacgttgcagatgtccatgggtttcagtaactacttaacaccgggtggactgtgagctcgtccacccatctaagcaataaaaaaaaaaaaaaaatatatacgtaaTTGAAGAATTGGAAGTTTTTACAGTTTGGCGTAAATACCAAGAAACAAGAATTTCGGACTAAgtcaattcaattttaaattcctTTATTTACAGAGTACTAAAATTTCTTATCTTTACAGACGTGACGTCAGATAATCCAATATCAATGCGCGCTCACAGCACTACGAGTCCAGCGAACTCCCGGCCGTGCTCCCCGCAAGACGATGACATATCCGTCACCGCTTCAATGAGTCCTCCTCCAGACGAACGGCCGGGAGCGTTCACCAGACCAAGAAAACCCCTGCAGCCACTACCGGCTCCGTCGAGTTTATTCCACAGTGCATTAGCCGCTCAATTATTCCTAAATTCCCCTTTACTCCCCACCCCGCCAGCGTGGTTGTATTCGCAACTCTACGGCGGCTACGACTGGTGGCTGCGACCGCCTGCGCCCCAAGAGGATCCCAGCTCGAGCCCAGACCGGGAAGAAGAGAGCTCTACGCCTTCGGTTGCGGGTAAAAAACGTCCCGCGTCCCCAGAGTGGTCGGACCAAAGCGTTCGGACGCGAAGCAAGTCGCTTACGACGCCCGAGAAAAGACCTGTCGATGTCTGGCGCCCGTATTGAGCTAGTAATGTTTATGTATAAACATAAAGAAATCGGTTAATAGGCCGTCCGAAGTATACCGTGACAGTGAACTGAATGTGTCGTGTTTTAAAGATAAAATAGTGAACGTTGTGAAATGATAGGTTTTTTCATCAATAATAGATACGAAATGAATGTGAAATCGTACGTTTTATGATTGTTGAATGTATTATAAGATAATGCAATCTGTAAATAAAGTTATCGAGATTTTTAATAGATCGTGTTCtttataatgaattttaattaaaatatgaactGATACACATCAGGCTGGTGTGAGGAGTAAAAAGTTTTGGATTGCATCCATTATAGTCGAAACCGCATCAGCGAGCTATTTGGCACAGGTCATTGCAACGGAAACACGTTTTCCGTAtcgttttaaattgttattttattaattacaaaaatgttttcgtatttaaacaatattttccATAGACGTTCcattatatattagattacatAACGTAGCGGTTCAATTCTTGATTTATCATTCATTTATATAAGCAGAATATATCATTTCGAACAGTCACACGACTGGCAACTTTTACTTTTCCCGTCAACAAAATCCAACAATCTGAATACTCCATTCATTACTTCTTTGGCGGTTGACTCGATTTCGTTTTGAGGCAGCAGGAATCTGTGTTTCTTCCCTCTCAATTCAACCATATACGAATAAGGTATGCCCGCAACAGCGTAACTCCAATCTATACTGTTGCCGCACGCAAAATACATGAGATCCTTCGTACTGCCTACTTTATATGTGCGTCCGCTTGTTTCATATATTGCCTGCGAAACACAAAAATCATCATTCAAGTTGCAAACGATTTAGTGGAAaaatctcatttaaaaaaagttttttttaaaataaggaaCTCTAGCTTCGTGTCTAATAAGTACAATTCCAAATTTATAAAagaactagccgtactcgcccgcttggCTGagcatttaatattaacattattatttattgtcattattattagggagtccaaaactaatataaatatttgcctatccattaagtacatgtatattctacatggatacaagtttcaagtcaagtggatgcatggttcagtagttataatggaacatccctaaaaaccactagatttatatattagtatacataATAATCGACAACGACATTGACCTTTGCAATAGAAGTGCCTCCTTCCAACAGCTCTACATAATCAGGACATGGTTCATCTGTGTACCCCCATGGGAATATAACGACTTCGCCGTAGCTATGAAACGATAGAAACACCTTGAACGGCGTCGAGCTTTTGGTGATCAAGCGCTGTAAAAATAAACACGTCATCAAATAATACATAGTTACTATTTTTCAtctaaaaacaaagaaacaacaaAGTGTTAAGATTAGTGCGTCCCATtagatggtgagtggttcccgttgctcatggacatcagcaatgcgcGGGGTAGAGCTAAGCCACGGCCTACTGTTAAACCAAGACGCCGTCTACCGTTAGCCAAGCCGCTTCCGACCGTCTTTTAATTCTAACATACAATCTTAGACTCATAATCTCAATTCATACAAACTACATTAAGCGTCTTACTTCTTTAATGTTGTTGAAATAATGACACGACTAAGATAAAGGAAATACATTTGACGGCGATTCCAAAGGAATGCGCTACGAATTTAATATGAATTGATTTAAACTGGCAGCAGATTTTAAGTCCGAATGCATATGGTACGCTCATGTCTGTTAGGTAAATTTCGGACGTACATCTTCAGGCGTTCGGCGGAtgcattttttgtttgtatatgTACATGAGCAGAGGAGCCTATGATCATCAGTTAGGAAGTGGATTCCTCAACCCATAAACATCACACAATTAGCATGACGTCACCTGTCATCGGATGATACGCCTTACAGTCCTGACGCGTGACTGCTTCGGGACAGGGATAAGCAGGATAGTATACCTACAAGTAAGTAcgggctcacaatacgtcctaccatcacTAACATTTTAGTACTAAATAACGCAAACTAATGCTTTGGTTTAGGCCATCCTCTTCGTTTAATTGGAAGAGTATTACATATTACAGTGGTATTAAAGTTATCAATAAAATAGCCAAACTGGCACAGCTACAATCTGCATCTAAAATTATACGCCATCGTCATATTATTGTTAACATGCAATCAATTGCAGTTTCCTTATTTTGGCAATATGGAGCATTGAATGAATCGTAATTTGGAGCATTGAATCGTAATTAACTCACTCTTAGAGCGGCCGTTTCAGGTTCGGAGAATGGTTTCGGTCCTCGGTAAAAGATGTTACCCGGGTCTTCTGATGAACCTTCCTCGCCTTTCTCTCCCCAGCCGTAACTGAAACAATTTATTTCAACACTATATAAATTTCCAGTCTGAAGCATTTATGTCATCCACATTGGccggttttattttaatatttgagtATTACAAACATTCAAACGATAAGTTGAAAAGTATCATGACATACTGAGCTGACAGGTGGTTTTAGGAGTACTAGTTACCATAACACCTTAGCACTTTGAAAACGAGTACTACTTTTGACAAATTTTCAAGCAACGGCCACTCAACTCAGGCAGTTAGACTGTGAGATCACATCAAAGTCACATGCGACCCGAATGCCACAAGTAGTCTTAAAACTTGggatcgaagtctcaatagcGAAAGACCGTCTCATCGTTGGAACAGGAACGTGACGTTGGTTAGTCCTTACCTGAAATTCCTGTTAAGGTCAACTCCGACGCATTCACCGTAACGGGCCCTGTTCTTACGCCACATTCTGTCGTGCGTGTGCGTGTATTCATAACCATCCGGATTCAGTACTGGAAGTATgtacctaaaaataaaaaaaatgttttagaaaaaaactcgacccttttttccctacctattctatgtAGTAATCTcgaagggttattctagattcgccgagcttgtaggtgaattcacggggctcaacctgatgaCTTCGCTAACACGcagcctagcaagagccgtgctttgcaaagtctactaccggatcggaaacgcgacccactgagaagatccggcaagaaactcagtgggctgtgcctgtgggttaatttactcgtcgagcccttcgtcgcagggcccgggacaccagtgcgcCAGGATACCAAAACTGCTTGTGCTGTGCGGTCTTGTCGAATCCTTTCGCGAGTGTGTTTTATCCAGAGGTGTTGTGTCGGTGTGGTGACGCCCCGAACAAACGAAATTcgggacccgggaacaggtaagTTGATTGACACTTTCATTCtttaacatttgttaattgCGGGTAGATGTTGATCAGCCTGGATAGCTGCGTACTCaatttattctaagaataaaacagagttacGTTAGCGCCATCGAGACTGGCCATCTGTGtctgttcccagtcctcccctaccctttgGGGTTAGGAGGGGTTGCAAACCAAACCCGAGTTGACGAATTAGTTAACTGAGTCGTCAGAACGACAGGCTCGCTAGCGAGTCGCGGTGTGTTTTCTTATTAGtttttgcttattttattatttccttatttatatattagattaattagTCATTACAGTTAATGTAGTCTTGTAGATATTGTAGTTCAGTAGCCTAgttcattaattataataacaatttaattttaattttacatttattatttttccaactaCCCTCAATTATAGCATATCAAATCTTTTCA from Bombyx mori chromosome 3, ASM3026992v2 encodes the following:
- the LOC105842405 gene encoding runt-related transcription factor 3; translation: MHLASEVSSTTNGLGHEAPSSSYNGGSLPSQPLTAELLAERTLEGLLADHPGELVKTGSPHVVCTVLPPHWRSNKTLPVAFKVVALGDVGDGTLVTVRAGNDENCSAELRNCTAVMKNQVAKFNDLRFVGRSGRGKSFTLTIMLATSPPQVATYQKAIKVTVDGPREPRSKTRHHGFHPFHFGPRFAPDPLMGSLPFKLSGIAHQLAGLPGGEWGALARHYPPPILPAHPHFTPHVLPPAHTQPPGPPPPHENDVTSDNPISMRAHSTTSPANSRPCSPQDDDISVTASMSPPPDERPGAFTRPRKPLQPLPAPSSLFHSALAAQLFLNSPLLPTPPAWLYSQLYGGYDWWLRPPAPQEDPSSSPDREEESSTPSVAGKKRPASPEWSDQSVRTRSKSLTTPEKRPVDVWRPY